The Daphnia carinata strain CSIRO-1 chromosome 1, CSIRO_AGI_Dcar_HiC_V3, whole genome shotgun sequence sequence AAAAGAGGGAACATCATGCAcatgaaaagaagaggaaagtCGAAAACTTGTTCAAGGTAAAGCAAAGAGAGTGATTTCCAATGCTTCATATGCTTGGTATTCCTATAATCTCTAACATTATTTTATCTTATGAATGTTTTCAATTAGGGTGCTGCCTCCAAAAAAGTCAACAAGAGAAGGctaaacctaaaaaaaaagcattcaagaataaaaaaggaaagacaggAACTTCAATCGTTGACCACcaaggagaaaaaagttattgagaaagaaaaaacaatgcTTGAGTCTATAGAACCTTTGACATTTAAAGTGAGTACCTTTTGCATTGTTATTGGGTATTAAAATGCTAATCTGTATGATTTAGATGCTCGCTGAAGGAATGCAGCTCTTGAGTAGGGTACAAGAAGTCAGAGAAATGGATGTACTTCTGAGTCTTCCGGGGAGAATTCAGGCTGTTGTCCCAATTACAAATATCTCCACACCATACACTGACTTGCTCAACATGCTGGCGCAAGGCGAAGATGTTGAGACAAAAAGTTTGAAAGAAATCTTAGTGGAAGGAGAGCTTTTTCCTTGCAGTATTAAGGAAGTCACCAATGATGGATCATTCAAAGTGACAGCTTCTCTAAATCCTGTTGATGTCAATAGTGAGATTCCATCAACAGCGCTCTGCAAAGGAATGGTATCCCAAAATGTGCTTTGCAGCTGTGAGGTCTTAGcataaccattttttttttttttcatactagAAAATAACTGCTGCTGTACAAAGTGTGGAAGATCATGGATACGTTATGGATCTGGGTATATCGAATGCCCGCAGCTTTTTACCCAAAGTACCCGATCAAGATTATGCTATCGGACAAATTATATCAACCTGTGTGACTGGCTGCCAAATTGATGGCCATGTAGCAACTCTGACGCTTTCGACAGTTGATTCGATCAAGTTCAAGCAAAACGTGGAACTTAATCTTTCCACTCTTATTCCAGCGACAAAACTTACCGTGACTGTGAATAAGGTAATTATTACATTTCAAGCGATCCATGGCAAGAGCTCTATGTTTGCATTAATTTTATAGGTCCTACCGCAAGGGTTGGTAGTCACGTTCGGCAATTTGGTGGGCTACGTCCATAAAGATCATCTTGTTAACGCTAATGACAACGTATCATCTTATGAAAAGAGTTCCAACTATACCGCTGTTATTTTATATACACTGCCATTGATCAATGCAGTTTATCTCAGCCTAAAATCGTCGCTCGTTAAGCCTGTcaaggaaaagaaggaaaaagacatTATAGTTCCTGGTCAATTCTTTGATGCCATAATTACCGAATCAACTGCTGTAGGACTCTTCAttcaactaaacaaaacagccAAAGGCTTTGTCCCAGTACGGCATCTCAGTGATAATCAAGACATCTTTGAAGATACTAGATCCTTATTCCCAATCAAGTCCCGTAAGCGCTGCCGCGTGCTTAATCATGCATCTGTGGATGACATTTACATCTGCACtatgaaaaagtatttttgttttattgcatCACTTCCGAAATATTCAAGTTCTAATTATCTTAAATTTATAGGTCGCTATTGACGCAAAAAGCTTTACGATATGAAGATTTCACCGTCGGTGAAGTGCTAGAAGGCAAAATTGATTCGGTTTCGCCGGCTGGCATATCAGTCAATTTGGGAGTCAATTTGAAAGGTTTCATTCCAAAGTTGCATTGGGCAGATGATCCAAGACTTAAAAAGCCAGAACTTAGATTCCGCGTGGGGAATACTATCACCTGTCGAGTTCTGAAGGTAATGGTCGACCGAAAAAACATCCATTTGACTTGCAAGAAAGCGCTGCTCGACGAAACCGTTGTTGCGTATACCCATCCGAGCCAGTTGGACAAAAACCTTGGCTTGAAAGGGACGGTGGTCATGATAGAGAATAATGGTGTTCTCGTTTCCTTCTTCGGTGACCTTACTGGATATATGCCACGGAACAGGCTATCGAAGAAGGGAATTTCCGACATCAGTCGTTATTTCTATATCGGGCAGGTGATTGATTGTGTAGTTCACGACATTCACGAGACTGGAAAAGTTACACTGACTCTTGCCAAGCCAGACACAGAGCAAACAGTCAAACGTGCGGCTCAACCTGTTTCGAACTTGGGATCCATTGTCACTTGCAAAGTCGAGCGCGTTTTTGACGCCACCGACGGCGGCAGCAGTGGACTAGAGGTATGTATATTTTATGGCAATGCACTAGGCAAACACTGATtatgtttgtatttttctacAGGTTTCGATTCCTTCGTTGAAAAGTACAGGTTTTATTCCAGTTGGACATTTGTCAGATTTCCCTAAACTTGCACCGCACCTGCTTCACTGCTATCGTCCAGGCCAGATCATTGAGGAGGCTGTCGTTTGGGTATGTTCGAAACTTCAAACGGTCTTAACTCTCAAGCCTATCATCGTGAATTacatcaaagaaaattgcTTCCCCGGATCCATCGAAGAAATGGGAATGATCTCGGTGTTTCCCTGCGTTGCCGCAAGGCAAAGATCATTTGGCATTTTTGCGTCGCTTCTGTGTCCACCTAACAAGTTTGAAGTTTTATTTCCATCTAGCCAAATTCCTGAAGAGCTGCATTCCCTTTCGGAGAAGGATGTTCAGCACCTAACTATGGAAGGCCGAGTTATTAAGGTCGACAAGGAAGCGAAAAAGATTTCCCTAAGTGCATTGAATACCAGTGTCCTGCAAAGTGATGCTCGTGTGTTGGAAGCGTTTCTACGGGAACGTGAAAGAATTAGGTCCCACTTAATGGAGAGCTCAGACGAAGGTTTGAAATATCTAGCAAACCTGAAAGTTGGTGACGTGGTGATAGGAAAATTGCTAGCAGATTTCAAATCATCCGCCAATTTGGAATTTGAATTACCCAATGGACTTAAAGCAATCGTTCCTGCTTATCATCATGCCAAAAAGATTTCCAAGGCAAACGACTTGATCGTTGGTTCTGTTTTATATTGCGACCTGATTCTCCGAGTTGTCTACGTCACAACAAAAGATGACGTCATTAAACGCATTACGGGCACTAGCAAATTGGAGCCCAGGGGCAACAAGCAAAAAGGCAAGATTCTTTTGAATACGGACTACTTCAGTTTGGTGTCACTCGTTGATGGGAAAACCAAAGACATCGCTTTCATTTCCAATATTAGGAGCATTAATGAAACTGTTGCCCCATTACCTGCCCCCTTCGAACTTGGGGTCGACGTCGATGTAGCTATTGACTCTGACACGGAAGTTGGCAAAATTGCTACGTACCACAAGACGCCCGTAAGTTGGGATGCAGTTAATCGTTCTCGTAACAAGCGCGCCTCTTCATCAGATGATGgtccaaagaagaaaaaggcaaaaaaagaaaacgcagcGAAAACTAATGGAAAAGAGTCACAGGAAAATGTTGACCCCCCAACTGAagtcaaaacgaaaaagactCAAAACAAGAAAGCGCAAAAACAATTATCCGAATCAAATGGCACAAAGGAGACTGAAAAATCAAGCTTATTAGAAACCGATAAATCTACcggtgaaaagaaaagaaaaggcaagaaaGATCTTACAGAACAGAAGGAAGAGACTTCAGAAACTTGCACGAATGGAGAATTAAAAGATAATCCTTCGTCGGCTAACGAGACAGAAGCAAAGAAGgcagcagcaaaaaagaaaaaagacgtgcccgcaaagaaagaaacgccAGTtccaaaagggaaaagaagcaCGTCTGAAAACAAAGACAAGTGCGCAGAAGATCAAAAAGATCTTTCTCCatccaagaaaagaagaacggaAGCGATTGCCGAGAGTACCACGAAACAGCCGCAGCAATTCAATCCTTTAGCATTGCCGCGATTATCGATTGCTTCGACATTCAAATGGGATGATGATATGACTACTCTGCCACTTTCAACAACTTCACAGGTTGCCGACAGTTCAGATTCTGAAGATGAAGACGCAGACAAAGAGAAAGCGGTAATTAAAGATCGGCGCGAAAGAGCACGTGAAAAATTGGAACAAGCCAAACAAGATGAAGCCAAATTGTCGAAAATCGAAGAAGAGTTGAATAATCCCGACCGGGCCCCCGTGACGACGGACGACTTCGACCGCATGGTGCTCTCGTCTCCAAACAGCTCTATTCTTTGGTTGCAGTACATGGCCTTCCACTTGGAGAACGCCGAAATTGAAAAGGCACGGACAGTTGCCCAAAGGGCGCTGAAAATCATGAGCTTCCGTGAGGAACAGGAAAAGTTTAACGTCTGGATCGCTTGGCTCAATTTGGAGCACATGTACGGCACGACCGAAGGCTACGAGGCCACTTTACAGGTAACCATTATCGTAAATTAAACCAAGACATTCGCCATGGTAGTGTTGTGCATAATATAATAAACGTGCTTGTTCCCTTGTCGCCCACAGGAAGCTCTACGCTATAACGAGCCGTTTAAAGTGCATCGTCAGATGGCTTTGAATTTCGAACAAAGCGGCAAGTTTGACGAGGCCGAGTCGCTCTACACCACAATGCTGAAGAAATACAAGCAGAACAAGTCTGTCTGGATGAATGCTTGCCTCTTTTACgtcagaaattcaaaattggACACGGCGCGCGGTGTTTTCCAGAGGGCATTGTCGATCCTCGACAAGAAAGAGCGTAAGTACATTTTTAAGTAATACAATCGGTTCGCAGTTTGGGGCCCCCGCAACGTTTTTCGTTTCATGGCCGTTGATAAACGGAGTGacttgttgttcttcttggCTTCCTCCTTATTCCTCATTCCGTAACCACTCCCACCCACCTTTAAGTTCGCCGCACGTTGTGCGTCTCTAGTTAACGTTGCGTCCCCCTTTATCTTCATAGCTTATTTTGGCGCCCTGTTCTCAAAGTTTTAAGCAGTAAAGGTGAGCGTTTTACTAACTAGGTTAATTATCGTACTCTGGTTTGAATGTCCAAAAACAGCGTATCTCTCGTTTTGTGTTTCACTTGAATATCATGCCCCccttttaaatttgcattacatttctgtttatttttcttccttttttagATGTTGACTTGATTAGCCGGTTTGGTCAACTGGAGATGAAATTTGGTCAACTAGGCCGGGGCAAAACGCTCTTTGACACTTTGTTGATGTCTTACCCGAAGAGGACGGATCTCTGGTTGGTTTACATCGATACGCTCACCAAAGTTGGCGATGTAGAAAGTGCACGGTAAGAaaattttcgacattattaAGACACTTTTGTTTGGTTCTTTGTTATCCATCTCGCTGTCTTCCCAAAACGTAAAAACTACCCACGGCCTCGTTGCGATGATGAGAAAAACATGCGTAGGCGA is a genomic window containing:
- the LOC130692324 gene encoding protein RRP5 homolog, whose translation is MAIVEGDFPRGAKARDEKREHHAHEKKRKVENLFKGAASKKVNKRRLNLKKKHSRIKKERQELQSLTTKEKKVIEKEKTMLESIEPLTFKMLAEGMQLLSRVQEVREMDVLLSLPGRIQAVVPITNISTPYTDLLNMLAQGEDVETKSLKEILVEGELFPCSIKEVTNDGSFKVTASLNPVDVNSEIPSTALCKGMKITAAVQSVEDHGYVMDLGISNARSFLPKVPDQDYAIGQIISTCVTGCQIDGHVATLTLSTVDSIKFKQNVELNLSTLIPATKLTVTVNKVLPQGLVVTFGNLVGYVHKDHLVNANDNVSSYEKSSNYTAVILYTLPLINAVYLSLKSSLVKPVKEKKEKDIIVPGQFFDAIITESTAVGLFIQLNKTAKGFVPVRHLSDNQDIFEDTRSLFPIKSRKRCRVLNHASVDDIYICTMKKSLLTQKALRYEDFTVGEVLEGKIDSVSPAGISVNLGVNLKGFIPKLHWADDPRLKKPELRFRVGNTITCRVLKVMVDRKNIHLTCKKALLDETVVAYTHPSQLDKNLGLKGTVVMIENNGVLVSFFGDLTGYMPRNRLSKKGISDISRYFYIGQVIDCVVHDIHETGKVTLTLAKPDTEQTVKRAAQPVSNLGSIVTCKVERVFDATDGGSSGLEVSIPSLKSTGFIPVGHLSDFPKLAPHLLHCYRPGQIIEEAVVWVCSKLQTVLTLKPIIVNYIKENCFPGSIEEMGMISVFPCVAARQRSFGIFASLLCPPNKFEVLFPSSQIPEELHSLSEKDVQHLTMEGRVIKVDKEAKKISLSALNTSVLQSDARVLEAFLRERERIRSHLMESSDEGLKYLANLKVGDVVIGKLLADFKSSANLEFELPNGLKAIVPAYHHAKKISKANDLIVGSVLYCDLILRVVYVTTKDDVIKRITGTSKLEPRGNKQKGKILLNTDYFSLVSLVDGKTKDIAFISNIRSINETVAPLPAPFELGVDVDVAIDSDTEVGKIATYHKTPVSWDAVNRSRNKRASSSDDGPKKKKAKKENAAKTNGKESQENVDPPTEVKTKKTQNKKAQKQLSESNGTKETEKSSLLETDKSTGEKKRKGKKDLTEQKEETSETCTNGELKDNPSSANETEAKKAAAKKKKDVPAKKETPVPKGKRSTSENKDKCAEDQKDLSPSKKRRTEAIAESTTKQPQQFNPLALPRLSIASTFKWDDDMTTLPLSTTSQVADSSDSEDEDADKEKAVIKDRRERAREKLEQAKQDEAKLSKIEEELNNPDRAPVTTDDFDRMVLSSPNSSILWLQYMAFHLENAEIEKARTVAQRALKIMSFREEQEKFNVWIAWLNLEHMYGTTEGYEATLQEALRYNEPFKVHRQMALNFEQSGKFDEAESLYTTMLKKYKQNKSVWMNACLFYVRNSKLDTARGVFQRALSILDKKEHVDLISRFGQLEMKFGQLGRGKTLFDTLLMSYPKRTDLWLVYIDTLTKVGDVESARQVLERCITLQLPAKKMKTIFQKFLEFETHHGDEERQDYVRKKALDYVESKTEVADE